ACGTCCGCCGAATTCCTTCATGAGGACGGCGGACGCGCGCCGCAGGCTCTTCGCCTTGTTGTTGAAGAAGCCGGTCGGCCGGATGTCCCGCTCGAGCTCTCCCGGCGGCGCGTGGACGTAGTCGGCCGGAGTCCGGTACTTGCGAAAGAGCTCCTTCGTGACCGCGTTGACCCGCTCGTCGGTGCACTGGGCGGAGAGGACCGTCGCGACGAAGAGCTCGAACGGCGTCCGATAGTCGAGCCAGCAGCGCGCGTCCGGGTACGCGCGTTTCAACCGCCGGATGATCTCTCTCGTGCGCGACGCTCGGGCGGCGGAAGATTCGCGGGGCATCGGCGGATTCTAGCCCGGTTCACCCGGCGAGGCGGATGGAGACACCGACACGGAGGACCGAAGTAATGTCTTTGGCGTAGCCAGACGCCGTACAGAGTGTACCCGCGAGATATTTTTCGTCGAGGCAAAGAAGGCCGGCGAAGGCGAAGCCGGGCTTCCGCAGCATTCGGCGGAAAAGATCCGCGGGGACGCCGGAGTCGTTCATGAATAGTCCGGGCGAGTGCCCCTCGGCGGAACGCGTCACGCTTTCCGCTCGAGAATCCGCCGGTATACCTCGCGCGAGGAGACGCCGATCGACCGAGCGACCTCGCGCGCGATCTCCCGCGGCGTCATTCCGCGCCCCTCGAGCGCGGTGATGCGCGTCTCGATCTCCCCGGCGCCGGCGGCCGGACGTTGCGCCTCCCGCGCTCCGCTCGCGACGACGACGCATTCGCCGCGAATCGATTCCCGCGCGGCGATCCGATCCCGCAGGGCCGGCAGATCGCCGCGGAGCGCCTCTTCGTGGATCTTCGTCAGCTCACGCGCCACGAGCGCCGGGCGCGCTCCGAGGGCTGCGGCGGCGTCGGAAAGGGAGGCCGCGAGGCGATGGGGCGCCTCGAACCAGACGAGCGTCTCCGAGCGATCGCGGTAGCGGTCGAAGAACGCGCGCCGGGCGCCGGCCTTCGCCGGC
The DNA window shown above is from Thermoanaerobaculia bacterium and carries:
- the rsmI gene encoding 16S rRNA (cytidine(1402)-2'-O)-methyltransferase yields the protein MEPTGRLFVVATPIGNLDDLSPRAAEVLRRVAAIYCEDTRVTGKLASRFGFPAPRISCHAHNEEARVNEVVARLRRGEEVALVSDAGTPALSDPGERIVAAAAGAGFPVVAVPGPNAAAAALSISGLPAVPHVFLGFPPAKAGARRAFFDRYRDRSETLVWFEAPHRLAASLSDAAAALGARPALVARELTKIHEEALRGDLPALRDRIAARESIRGECVVVASGAREAQRPAAGAGEIETRITALEGRGMTPREIAREVARSIGVSSREVYRRILERKA